One Streptococcus sp. VT 162 genomic window, GTCAATTCTGGATGAAAAGAAGTTACCAGCATATTTTTTTCTTGCGCAGCAACGATTTGATCATCAACTGTTGCTAGAATTTCTACACCCTCTCCAACACTGCTGATAATCGGTCCACGGATAAAAGTCATGGGAATCTGACCGACTCCCTTACATTCTGCCTCTGTATAGAAGCTTCCTAGTTGGCGCCCATAAGCATTGCGCTCAACCACTATATCCATGGTTCCAAGATGACTTTCTTCCTGAGAAGTGATTTCCTTAGCCAGCAAAATCAAACCGGCGCAGGTTCCAAAGACTGGGAGTCCAGATAAAATAGCTTCTCGGATGGGAAGCAGCATCTGCTGGTCACGCAAGAGCTTGCCCATGGTTGTAGACTCCCCACCAGGTAATATCAAACCCGCCAAGTCACTCTGATGTTTCTGAAAATCATCTAAATTTCTGATTTGGACACTAGCGACTCCTAGTTTATCTAGCACTTTTTCATGTTCTGCAAAGGCACCCTGCAAGGCCAATATTCCAATTTTCATCTATTTTCCTCGCTCTGCCATGAGAATTTGAATTTCACTCTCATTGATACCAACCATGGCTTCCCCTAGGTCTTCAGAGATTTGAGCCAGAATTTGAGGATTTTGGTAGTTGGTTACGGCTTTGACAATAGCACTTGCTCGTTTAACAGGGTCGCCTGACTTGAAAATACCTGAACCGACAAAGACACCCTCTGCCCCCAATTGCATCATCAGCGCAGCATCTGCTGGCGTTGCCACACCTCCAGCTGCAAAGTTAACAACTGGTAATTTTCCATGTTCATGGACGTATTGGACCAATTCAACAGGGACTTGCAAGTCCTTGGCAGCCACATAAAGTTCATCCTCACGGAGATTTTGAATGCGACGGATTTCTTGATTCATCATGCGCATATGGCGAACGGCTTGAACAATGTCACCTGTACCCGGTTCTCCTTTTGTCCGAATCATGGAAGCTCCTTCAGCGATACGACGCAAGGCTTCACCCAAATCCTTAGCTCCACAAACAAAAGGAACTTGAAATTCTTTCTTATCTACATGGAAACGATCGTCTGCTGGAGACAGTACTTCACTCTCATCGATATAGTCAATCTCAATAGCCTCTAAAATCTGAGCTTCAACAAAATGCCCAATTCTGACCTTGGCCATCACTGGAATGCTGACCGCTTCTTGGATTTCCTTAATCATCTTTGGATCACTCATACGGGAAACTCCACCAGCTGCACGAATATCAGCTGGAATCCGCTCCAACGCCATAACAGCTGCCGCACCAGCAGCCTCTGCGATACGAGCCTGTTCAGGGTTCTGAACGTCCATGATAACCCCACCTTTGAGCATCTGTGCCAAGTTTTTATTTAGTTCATAACGATTTTCAGTCATTTCTTAATCCTCATCATTTGTATTGGTAGCTACCATTTCATTTTAAGCCAGATTAGAATGAAGTACAAGATAAAAAAAGGATAATTGTATGGGTACAGATTGATACTCAATGAAAATCAAAGAGCAAACTAGGAAGCTAGGCGAAGCTGACGTGGTTTGAAGAGATTTTCGAAGAGTATAACTAAAAAACTATCTGACCTTAACTTAAGGCCAGATAGTTCATCAAATTTTATTTTTCAGCTGTAAGTGCAGCCATTGTGATGTAATTGTATGGTTTGTTGAAATGTGGCAAGAAGAATAGGTCTGTCAAAGCCAATTTATCAATGGTTACATGCTCTTGGATAGCAAGTGAGAACATGTGGATTCCCATACTGATAGCAGCATCATGTGACACCATTTGTGCACCAAGGATTTCGCGGCTGTCTTTGTCAAAGACAATCTTGATGGCAACTTCGTGGTTGTCATGTTTGATAAATTCTGGTTTTTGAAGATCGTTAAAGCCAGTTTCAGTTGCATTATAGCCTGCAGCTTTGGCTTTTTCAAGAGTCAAACCAGTTGAAACCATGTGAAGACCGTAGATAGAGATACCGTTTGATCCTTGAACTCCGATTCCTTCCAATTCATGACCACAAGCGTTATAAGCACCAACGATACCAGTACGTACAGCGTTAGAAGCAAGAGCGATGTAACTAGTGTCTTTACGAGCATTGTCATAAACAGTTGCACAGTCACCAACAGCGTATACACCTGGGATAGATGTTTCTTGTTTCTTATCTACAAGAAAAGCACCGTTACGGAAGAGTTCAATCTTACCATCAGCAAGAGCTGTGTTTGGACGGAAGCCAACAGCAAGAACCACCATATCTACATCAAATGTTTCTTTGTCTGTTACCAAGCGTTCAACTTTTCCATCACCTTGGATGGCTTTAACTGTTTGACCAAGAGCCAAGCGGATGTTGTGGTCTTCCAAGTTCTTCGCCATCATTTGGGTAAAGTCTTTGTCATAGTAGCCGTTCAAGACTGTGTCTACGATATCGACAAGCACCACTTCTTTTCCAAGACGCTCAAAGGCTTCTGCAAGTTCAACACCGATGTAACCACCACCAACAACGGCAATGCGCTCAAGGTGTTTGCTCTTGTCTTCAAGTTTTTCAATAACTTCTTCAGCGTTTTGGTACAATTTAACAAATTGTACATTTTCAAGAGTCGCTTTGAATTCGCGGTTACCCTTAACGATTTCAACACCTTCGATTGGAGGCAAGATTGGAGTTGAACCAGTTGCAAAGATCAATTTATCATAAGACTCTTTGTGTTCTTTACCTTCAACTTCTGCAGTCACAACTTTGTTATCGTAGTCAATTGAAAGAACTGGTGAGTTCATGTAAACTTTAGCACCTTTTGCTTCCAATTTTTCTTTATCAGAGTAGAAGAGACCTTCTGGGCCATCAATTTGTTCCCCGATCCAAAGCGCCATTCCACAACCAAGGAATGAAATATTTGAGTTTTGGTCAAATACTACGATTTCGTTCTCATGTCCGAAGTTGTCCAACATCGTATTAATACAAGCTGTACCAGCGTGGTTAGCACCAACTACAACGATTTTACTCATAGAAAAATTCCTACCTTTAATTTTTGATTTACCTTTCTAGTATATCATTTACTGTTAGCGTTTACAAGGCATTTGCTCAGAATTCTCTTTTTTTCAGAAAAAAATACACTTAACATTGATAAATCTAATTTTTCTATCGTTTTCATATTAATTTTGAGCATATTTCTTGACTTTTTGTCAAAATTCATTTGTGAAAACGCTGACTTTATGATATGCTAGATAC contains:
- a CDS encoding glutamine amidotransferase, with amino-acid sequence MKIGILALQGAFAEHEKVLDKLGVASVQIRNLDDFQKHQSDLAGLILPGGESTTMGKLLRDQQMLLPIREAILSGLPVFGTCAGLILLAKEITSQEESHLGTMDIVVERNAYGRQLGSFYTEAECKGVGQIPMTFIRGPIISSVGEGVEILATVDDQIVAAQEKNMLVTSFHPELTDDVGLHQYFINMCKEKS
- a CDS encoding NADH oxidase, which encodes MSKIVVVGANHAGTACINTMLDNFGHENEIVVFDQNSNISFLGCGMALWIGEQIDGPEGLFYSDKEKLEAKGAKVYMNSPVLSIDYDNKVVTAEVEGKEHKESYDKLIFATGSTPILPPIEGVEIVKGNREFKATLENVQFVKLYQNAEEVIEKLEDKSKHLERIAVVGGGYIGVELAEAFERLGKEVVLVDIVDTVLNGYYDKDFTQMMAKNLEDHNIRLALGQTVKAIQGDGKVERLVTDKETFDVDMVVLAVGFRPNTALADGKIELFRNGAFLVDKKQETSIPGVYAVGDCATVYDNARKDTSYIALASNAVRTGIVGAYNACGHELEGIGVQGSNGISIYGLHMVSTGLTLEKAKAAGYNATETGFNDLQKPEFIKHDNHEVAIKIVFDKDSREILGAQMVSHDAAISMGIHMFSLAIQEHVTIDKLALTDLFFLPHFNKPYNYITMAALTAEK
- a CDS encoding pyridoxal biosynthesis lyase PdxS (with PdxT forms pyridoxal 5'-phosphate from glutamine, either ribose 5-phosphate or ribulose 5-phosphate, and either glyceraldehyde 3-phosphate or dihydroxyacetone phosphate), whose translation is MTENRYELNKNLAQMLKGGVIMDVQNPEQARIAEAAGAAAVMALERIPADIRAAGGVSRMSDPKMIKEIQEAVSIPVMAKVRIGHFVEAQILEAIEIDYIDESEVLSPADDRFHVDKKEFQVPFVCGAKDLGEALRRIAEGASMIRTKGEPGTGDIVQAVRHMRMMNQEIRRIQNLREDELYVAAKDLQVPVELVQYVHEHGKLPVVNFAAGGVATPADAALMMQLGAEGVFVGSGIFKSGDPVKRASAIVKAVTNYQNPQILAQISEDLGEAMVGINESEIQILMAERGK